The Fibrobacter sp. UWP2 DNA segment TTGCTTGGTGTTTTTTTGCTGAACCAAATTTACAAGTTGGAGACCACCTTTTTCTTTTTGGTTGCAGAAATTTCAACTAACTTTGGGGCATCTTCTGTGGCGCACCTACCAGACCGAAATCAACGCCACTGAAGAAGTCACCACCGAAGACGACAAGATGAAGGGCGAAATCGACCAGGACTTCTGGGATTACGGTGGAGTCGTCACCTTGTCTAACAGCCCGTCCGCCAAGACGGTGTTCTGGGCTGCCGGTGTCGCTGCCATTCGTCATTCGAACTACACCGAAGTAAAGGTCAATGGAACCAAGACCAAAGTCACTGGCAACGCCGCCAACATTTCCATCACGCCGATGTTCAACATCGGTCTCCCGATTCTTTCCACGACCAACGCCCGCGTGTTGCTGGGCGCCAACACCGAAATCCCGCTCGTCTTCTATGACGAAATCAAGGACGAAAACCGCAAGAACAAGGACAACTACCACATCATTGGTGTCGAAACCACACCGAACATCTTGGCAGAACTCGCCCTCGGCAAATGCTGGATGGTCTTTGGTGGCGCCGCCTACACTTGGGACGTGTTTGACATGGAACAGGACGAATACGTCGCCAACTATGACGATGCCGATACCAAGCACAAGCAGAGCTTCACCAAGATTGAATCCGTCACTGGGATGACCACCGTGAACGCCGGCGCCCGTTTCCAGTACAGCAACTTCGCCTTGGAAGCCTCCATCCAGAACAGTTTCTACAACAATCCGCTCGAAGGATTCAACGGAACCAACTTCCTCGCTCAAGTGGGCGGCTTCATCTATTTCTAACACAGGAGTATAAAACATGAAAAAGATTTTCTCTATTCTTTTTGCAACGGCGCTGGTTAGCGCTGTGGTTGGCTGCTCCGGTGAAAAGGACAGCACCATTAGCGGTCCTCGTATGTCGGACCGTCTTAACCCGGAAGATTTGGAAGACATCGCTAAAGGTTCTTCTACCACGCAGCCGACGACTCCTTCCTCACAGGAAGAAGACGAAGTCATCGCCGAATACTGCAATAATTTTACCGAACTCGAACGCGATGGCAACGAAACGGAGTACTATTGCCTGGATAACTCAGAATTCTACCTCTGCACCCAGACTTCGTGCACCAAAGAATAATAAGCGAAAGTTCTCTTAAAGCAAAAAGCCCTGGTCTTGGACCGGGGCTTTTTCTTTTTGACGATAATGCCTTTGCTACTGAAATTGCGGTAGCGAATCAATTTTAGTGAAACGCCTAGTTTCGGGATTAATGACAAAGTAACGAACAGTGTCGCCGAGGGCGAGCATCACGTAATTCGGCGTGATGACCTTGAGATACTTGTTAAGCTGCACCTGCAAAGCCTCCCAGGTGTACTCGCCGGGAGCCTTGCACTCCACCAGGAGCCACGGGAGGTCCATAGTAGCGCCCGTACGAAAACCGTGCACCAAAATATCCACGCGATCGTCCGTTTTGGGGTCGATCGTCGAGAGCGGGAACTCTACCGCAATCAAATGCTCCGGCACCTTCACCTCGTGGAGCAAATAGCGGACTGTCGCCTGACGCACGCGTTCTTCGGGCGTGTTAGGGACTTCTTTTTTGCGAATCGGGTCGTATATCGTTCCGTGGGTCATAACCTGAATATAGAAATCTTAATGGCAAACTTGACAACCTCCACACTTGGAACTATATTTCGGGACATGAACAAA contains these protein-coding regions:
- a CDS encoding type I restriction enzyme HsdR N-terminal domain-containing protein; amino-acid sequence: MTHGTIYDPIRKKEVPNTPEERVRQATVRYLLHEVKVPEHLIAVEFPLSTIDPKTDDRVDILVHGFRTGATMDLPWLLVECKAPGEYTWEALQVQLNKYLKVITPNYVMLALGDTVRYFVINPETRRFTKIDSLPQFQ